In the Aliarcobacter cryaerophilus genome, one interval contains:
- a CDS encoding YceI family protein encodes MFKKSVFTLALGLSLYAGNLSVSNSAIMAQTEIFGDSQITPITRDIKGELTIENSLESIRGNIYFKTITLISDKKDRDKNMYKLLNVDKFETISFDIKNIIKNENNYDISGVLTLNGISKDIIVKSDISEEKSNILLNGKFSFNLTDFNLEPPSMLFLKVRDQIDITYKIYLKR; translated from the coding sequence ATGTTTAAAAAATCAGTTTTTACTTTGGCTTTAGGTCTTAGTTTATATGCAGGTAATTTATCAGTATCAAATAGTGCTATTATGGCTCAAACTGAAATTTTTGGAGATAGTCAAATTACTCCAATAACAAGAGATATTAAAGGTGAGCTAACTATTGAAAATAGTTTAGAATCAATAAGAGGTAATATTTATTTTAAAACAATTACTCTTATTAGTGATAAAAAAGATAGAGATAAAAATATGTATAAACTTTTAAATGTTGATAAATTTGAAACAATATCTTTTGATATAAAAAATATCATAAAAAATGAAAATAACTATGATATAAGTGGTGTTTTAACATTAAATGGTATCTCTAAAGATATTATTGTTAAAAGTGATATAAGTGAAGAGAAGAGTAATATCTTACTTAATGGAAAATTTTCTTTTAACTTAACAGATTTTAATTTAGAACCACCTTCAATGCTATTTTTAAAAGTTAGAGATCAAATAGATATTACTTATAAAATTTATTTGAAAAGATAG
- a CDS encoding metallophosphoesterase — protein MNFENIFQIIEINVENKKLYDLKILHLSDLHINKRTSNQNIINLVEFCNALDFDFCVITGDIIDTKVKFIKEKLTILNKLKNKVFYISGNHDLFYGLEDLKNELKNFIFMDNKTFMITHKNENIYISGLPDRFSKFFKIKREVEKIEDYLKKSPSIFISHQPKDYKIATKSNASLFLCGHTHGGQIYPFHYFVKLVQPFLAGLFYIKNTAIYVNKGVGTWGINFRYKANAEITILKLISKTVE, from the coding sequence ATGAATTTTGAAAATATTTTTCAAATTATAGAGATAAATGTTGAAAATAAAAAATTATATGATTTGAAAATTCTTCATTTAAGCGATTTACATATAAATAAAAGAACTTCAAATCAAAATATTATTAACTTAGTTGAATTTTGTAATGCTTTAGATTTTGATTTTTGTGTAATAACTGGTGATATAATTGATACTAAAGTAAAATTTATAAAAGAGAAACTTACTATTTTAAATAAATTAAAAAATAAGGTTTTTTATATAAGTGGAAATCATGACCTGTTTTATGGATTAGAAGATTTAAAAAATGAACTTAAAAATTTTATTTTTATGGATAATAAAACATTTATGATTACTCATAAAAATGAGAATATTTATATTTCTGGACTTCCTGATAGATTTTCAAAATTTTTTAAAATCAAAAGAGAAGTTGAAAAAATAGAAGATTACTTGAAAAAATCACCTTCGATTTTTATATCTCATCAACCAAAAGATTATAAAATTGCTACAAAATCAAATGCCTCACTTTTTTTATGTGGACATACTCACGGTGGACAAATTTATCCATTTCACTATTTTGTAAAGCTTGTTCAACCATTTTTAGCTGGACTTTTTTACATAAAAAATACAGCAATTTATGTAAACAAAGGAGTTGGAACTTGGGGTATAAATTTTAGATATAAAGCAAATGCAGAGATAACTATTTTGAAATTAATTTCAAAAACAGTAGAATAG
- a CDS encoding response regulator transcription factor has translation MKILIIEDDLKIINFLKKGLEEECYVVDFATNGDEGLYLATVNEYDLILLDIMIPIKDGIEVCKSLRGSNIQTPIIMLTAKDSIEDKIKGLDIGANDYLAKPFSFAELLARIRVQLRTINSSSTKLSIADLELDLLNKTAVRANKNITLTAKEFSLLEYLIKNKNRVLSETTINEALSSFEDSNMSNIVNVYIYRLRNKIDKDFEKKLIKTIRGIGFKISED, from the coding sequence ATGAAGATATTAATAATAGAAGATGATTTAAAAATAATAAACTTTTTGAAAAAAGGTTTAGAAGAAGAGTGTTATGTAGTTGATTTTGCTACAAATGGAGATGAAGGTTTGTATCTTGCTACTGTAAATGAATATGACTTAATCTTACTTGACATTATGATTCCAATTAAAGATGGAATAGAAGTTTGTAAAAGTTTAAGAGGTTCAAATATTCAAACACCAATTATTATGCTAACTGCAAAAGATTCAATTGAAGATAAAATAAAAGGTTTAGATATTGGAGCAAATGATTATTTAGCAAAACCTTTCTCTTTTGCTGAACTGTTAGCAAGAATTAGAGTTCAACTAAGAACTATAAACTCTTCATCAACAAAGCTTTCAATAGCAGATTTAGAACTTGATTTGTTAAATAAAACAGCAGTTAGAGCAAATAAAAATATAACTTTAACTGCAAAAGAATTTTCGCTTTTAGAATATTTAATTAAAAATAAAAATAGGGTTTTAAGTGAAACAACTATAAATGAAGCACTTTCATCTTTTGAAGATTCAAATATGAGTAATATTGTAAATGTATATATTTATAGATTAAGAAATAAAATAGATAAAGATTTTGAAAAGAAACTTATTAAAACCATAAGAGGAATAGGATTTAAAATTAGTGAAGATTAA
- a CDS encoding ATP-binding protein translates to MKINLSIKKRLLVYHFFIQIIVLIIFSFSLYKALEISTIDKLEATLKVIILDITDDLQEKNKITETLLDEEKEYKYEPLFIRILNDKNFEKIIQTDNFPHDIIKNEKYLSNLKLNTISFEEQNNYFISRIKINFHDEQTVIIEAITTKDVITTTLENLLYILYFILPIILVFAVIGGNFIIYKSFSPFQNILEKLKQINANDLSSRLKTTDTKDEISELINEINNLLSRLENSFEKISQFSSDASHELKTPLTIIKGELEIALRKDRSVEDYKETINRSLCELSGIEQTINDLLFLAKNENEIIIDKKDNFYLDEIVDESINELKNFAKLHKVEIVFEVEDNLEFFGFSNLLKIAIKNVLKNAIQFSFENSKVIVKIFEKDNLLNISIKDFGIGIPLNEQEKIFDKFYRTDKSRNKNSGGTGLGMSILKKIVDIHKGEITIKSEENKETTITLSFNNK, encoded by the coding sequence GTGAAGATTAATTTATCAATAAAAAAAAGGCTTTTAGTCTATCATTTTTTCATACAAATTATTGTTTTAATAATTTTTTCATTCTCTTTGTATAAAGCTTTAGAAATTTCAACTATAGATAAACTTGAAGCAACTCTAAAAGTTATAATTCTTGATATAACAGATGATTTACAAGAGAAGAATAAAATTACAGAAACTCTTTTAGATGAAGAAAAAGAGTATAAATATGAGCCACTTTTTATTAGAATTTTAAATGATAAAAACTTTGAAAAAATAATTCAAACAGATAATTTTCCACATGATATTATAAAAAATGAAAAATATTTATCCAATTTAAAACTAAATACTATAAGTTTTGAAGAACAAAATAACTATTTTATTAGTAGAATAAAGATTAATTTTCATGATGAGCAAACTGTAATTATAGAAGCTATTACAACAAAAGATGTTATAACAACAACTCTAGAAAATCTTCTTTATATATTGTATTTTATTCTTCCAATAATTTTAGTTTTTGCAGTTATTGGTGGAAACTTTATAATTTATAAATCATTTTCTCCTTTTCAAAATATTTTAGAAAAATTAAAACAGATAAATGCAAATGATTTATCATCAAGATTGAAAACAACTGATACTAAAGATGAAATTTCTGAATTAATAAATGAGATAAACAATCTTTTATCTAGACTTGAAAACTCATTTGAAAAAATTTCTCAGTTTAGTTCAGACGCTTCTCATGAACTAAAAACTCCACTTACTATAATAAAAGGTGAATTAGAAATTGCATTAAGAAAAGATAGAAGTGTAGAAGATTACAAAGAGACTATAAATAGATCATTATGCGAACTTTCAGGAATCGAGCAGACAATAAATGATCTGTTGTTTTTAGCCAAAAATGAAAATGAGATTATTATAGATAAAAAAGATAATTTCTATTTAGATGAAATTGTAGATGAATCAATAAATGAGCTAAAAAATTTTGCAAAACTTCATAAAGTTGAGATAGTTTTTGAGGTTGAAGATAATTTAGAGTTTTTTGGTTTTTCAAATTTATTAAAAATTGCAATAAAAAATGTTTTAAAAAATGCTATTCAATTTAGTTTTGAAAATTCAAAAGTTATAGTAAAAATATTTGAAAAAGATAATTTACTAAACATTTCAATAAAAGATTTTGGAATAGGAATTCCACTAAATGAACAAGAAAAAATATTTGATAAATTTTATAGAACAGATAAAAGTAGAAATAAAAATTCAGGTGGTACAGGACTTGGAATGTCAATTTTAAAAAAAATAGTAGATATTCACAAAGGAGAAATAACTATAAAAAGTGAAGAAAATAAGGAAACAACAATAACTTTATCTTTTAATAATAAATAA
- a CDS encoding metal ABC transporter ATP-binding protein: MNLIQIENLSYSYSNTKALENINLEIKSDDFLAIIGPNGGGKSTLFKLILELLPLQSGRLIKNIKNSEVGYVPQNTNLNIDFPITSLEVVLMGHISSKKRLFGYSKDEISCALESLNQVGMKEYANKKIGDLSGGQRQRVFIARALCSNPKIMLLDEPTASIDVQGQQEIYELLRELNKSICIVVVSHDLSILLNYAKNVAHINRSLVYHSLAEVQKNVTLADDHLCEVELLSALGKTQICCNHVH, translated from the coding sequence ATGAATTTAATACAAATAGAGAATTTATCTTACTCATATTCTAATACAAAAGCTTTGGAAAATATAAATCTTGAAATTAAAAGTGATGATTTTTTAGCTATTATTGGACCAAATGGTGGTGGAAAATCTACTCTTTTTAAACTTATTTTAGAGTTACTTCCTCTTCAAAGTGGAAGATTAATAAAAAATATAAAAAATAGTGAAGTTGGTTATGTCCCACAAAATACAAATTTAAATATTGATTTTCCAATTACTTCTTTAGAAGTAGTTTTAATGGGTCATATAAGTTCTAAAAAAAGATTATTTGGTTACTCAAAAGATGAAATATCTTGTGCTTTAGAGTCTTTAAATCAAGTTGGGATGAAAGAATATGCAAATAAAAAGATAGGTGATTTAAGTGGAGGTCAAAGACAAAGAGTTTTTATAGCACGTGCACTTTGTTCAAATCCAAAAATTATGCTTTTGGATGAGCCAACTGCAAGTATTGATGTGCAAGGACAACAAGAGATTTATGAACTTTTAAGAGAGTTAAATAAATCTATTTGTATTGTTGTTGTAAGTCATGATTTATCAATTCTTTTAAATTATGCAAAAAATGTAGCTCACATAAATAGAAGTTTGGTTTATCACAGCCTTGCTGAGGTTCAAAAAAATGTTACTTTAGCGGATGATCATTTGTGTGAAGTAGAACTTTTATCAGCATTGGGTAAAACACAAATTTGCTGTAACCATGTACATTAA
- a CDS encoding metal ABC transporter permease — translation MFEILQYDFIQNALIAGILISIAAGIIGTLVVVNKITFLTGGIAHSAYGGIGIAIFLGIPVLFGATIFSVLTAIIIAIITLKNRSRIDAIIGMMWASGMAIGIIFVDLTPGYNVDLMSYLFGSIIAVSSEDIIYMTLLDIFIIAIVVYFYKEILSVSYDSEFASLRGINVKFFYTLILILSALCVVAAIKAVGLILVIALLTIPTYLAETFATKLSSMMIISSILATMFTISGLVVSYFYDISSGASIIMVAVVALGVVKLIKYRK, via the coding sequence ATGTTTGAAATTTTACAATATGATTTTATTCAAAATGCTTTGATAGCTGGAATTTTAATCTCAATAGCAGCTGGAATAATTGGAACTTTGGTTGTGGTAAATAAGATTACTTTTTTAACAGGTGGAATAGCTCACAGCGCTTATGGAGGAATAGGAATAGCTATATTTTTAGGAATCCCAGTTTTATTTGGAGCGACAATTTTTTCAGTTCTAACTGCAATAATAATCGCTATTATTACTTTGAAAAACAGAAGCAGAATAGATGCAATCATTGGTATGATGTGGGCAAGTGGAATGGCTATTGGAATTATATTTGTGGATTTAACTCCAGGATACAATGTAGATTTAATGAGCTATTTGTTTGGAAGTATTATCGCTGTTTCAAGTGAAGATATTATTTATATGACTCTTTTAGATATCTTTATTATTGCAATTGTTGTCTATTTTTATAAAGAGATTTTATCTGTATCTTATGATAGTGAATTTGCAAGTTTAAGAGGTATAAATGTAAAGTTTTTTTATACACTAATTCTTATATTATCAGCACTTTGCGTAGTTGCTGCTATAAAAGCTGTTGGACTTATTTTAGTAATTGCACTTCTTACAATTCCAACATATTTAGCTGAAACTTTTGCTACAAAACTATCTTCTATGATGATTATTAGTTCAATTTTAGCTACAATGTTTACAATATCTGGTCTTGTAGTCTCATATTTTTATGATATAAGTTCAGGAGCTAGTATAATAATGGTCGCAGTTGTTGCTTTAGGAGTTGTAAAGCTAATAAAATATAGAAAATAA
- a CDS encoding CvfB family protein: MDEKIKQGVVNTLRVNRVSEPGIYLISGDETEVLLPNAYVKKDMAIDSLLDVFIYTDSEDRLVATTLKPYLYLNEFANLKIVDSAKFGYFVDIGLPKDLLVPKNRQKGTYNIGSYKVLQMQFDERTSRLIASEKYILEEDPKNLKQGDEVEIILYSKTPLGFKVIVNNSYEGMIFHSEIFENLKIGDKKRAYIKNLREDQKLDISLQKIGEKVDSNKVLEILKANGGVLNFTYKSDAEDIKNVFAMSKKAFKATLTKLIDEKKINLENDRICLI, encoded by the coding sequence ATAGATGAAAAAATAAAACAAGGTGTTGTAAACACTTTAAGAGTAAATAGAGTTAGTGAACCTGGAATTTATCTGATTAGTGGAGATGAAACGGAAGTTTTATTACCAAATGCTTATGTAAAAAAGGATATGGCAATTGATAGTTTACTAGATGTTTTTATATATACAGATAGTGAAGATAGATTAGTTGCTACTACTTTAAAACCATATTTGTATTTAAATGAATTTGCAAATTTAAAAATTGTTGATAGTGCAAAATTTGGTTATTTTGTTGATATTGGTTTACCAAAAGATTTATTAGTTCCTAAAAATAGACAAAAAGGAACTTATAATATTGGTTCATATAAAGTTTTACAAATGCAATTTGATGAAAGAACAAGTAGATTAATAGCAAGTGAAAAATATATACTAGAAGAAGATCCAAAAAATCTAAAACAAGGTGATGAAGTAGAGATTATTTTATATTCAAAAACTCCACTAGGATTTAAAGTTATTGTAAATAATAGTTACGAGGGTATGATTTTCCACTCTGAAATTTTTGAGAATTTAAAAATAGGTGATAAAAAAAGAGCCTATATAAAAAATTTAAGAGAAGATCAAAAACTAGATATTTCATTACAAAAAATAGGTGAAAAAGTAGATTCTAATAAAGTTTTAGAGATTTTAAAAGCAAATGGTGGTGTTTTGAATTTTACCTATAAAAGTGATGCTGAAGATATAAAAAATGTATTTGCTATGAGTAAAAAAGCTTTTAAAGCAACTTTGACAAAGCTAATTGATGAGAAAAAAATAAACTTGGAAAATGATAGAATTTGTTTGATTTAA
- the prx-suh gene encoding thiol peroxidase Prx-SUH, translating into MATVKFKGELEVNLSGTELNVGDIAPVVTGVGADLSDITIGGQRGMAQVIIAVPSLDTGVCAAEARRFNVEASKLDHVEVVIVSMDLPFAMKRFCTTEGIENLKVASDFRAKAFAKSYGVLQANGPLAGLTARAVFIVNPSGKITYKEIVPEITQEPNYDAVLKAITEASSTSCCGSCH; encoded by the coding sequence ATGGCAACAGTAAAATTTAAAGGTGAATTAGAAGTAAATTTAAGTGGAACAGAGTTAAATGTTGGAGATATAGCTCCTGTTGTAACTGGTGTTGGAGCAGATTTAAGTGATATTACTATTGGTGGACAACGAGGAATGGCTCAAGTTATTATTGCAGTTCCATCTCTTGATACTGGTGTTTGTGCAGCAGAAGCTAGAAGATTTAATGTTGAAGCTTCAAAATTAGATCATGTAGAAGTTGTTATTGTATCTATGGATTTACCATTTGCTATGAAAAGATTTTGTACAACTGAAGGGATTGAAAACCTAAAAGTTGCATCTGATTTTAGAGCAAAAGCATTTGCAAAATCTTATGGTGTTTTACAAGCGAATGGTCCTTTAGCAGGACTTACTGCAAGAGCTGTATTTATAGTAAATCCATCTGGGAAAATTACATATAAAGAGATTGTTCCTGAAATAACTCAAGAACCAAATTATGATGCTGTTTTAAAAGCAATAACTGAAGCATCTTCTACTTCTTGTTGTGGAAGTTGTCACTAA
- a CDS encoding tetratricopeptide repeat protein, which produces MKKIIKTIFVLMLSFSFSNASLVEDGYIELEKGNVLEAANIFKVSCEKGAFAGCYNLGLMYFKGEHIAKNYTKAEEYFSKACKEGHQNACYNLANMYEKGLGVEKDNFKAVDLYIKTCKNGVSSSCFNLAIMYKNGNGVEKDDFRAVDFYTKACEMNHQKACYNLGVMYLEGDFLAINKTKAKEYFEKSCELGYSNACKELGKL; this is translated from the coding sequence ATGAAAAAAATAATTAAAACTATATTTGTCTTAATGTTGAGTTTCTCATTTTCAAATGCTTCATTGGTAGAAGATGGTTATATTGAGCTTGAAAAAGGAAATGTTTTAGAAGCTGCAAATATATTTAAAGTTTCATGTGAAAAAGGTGCATTTGCTGGATGTTATAATCTAGGTTTAATGTATTTTAAAGGTGAACATATCGCCAAAAACTATACAAAAGCAGAAGAGTATTTTTCAAAAGCTTGTAAAGAAGGTCATCAAAATGCTTGTTATAATTTAGCAAATATGTATGAAAAAGGTTTAGGTGTAGAAAAAGATAACTTTAAAGCTGTTGATTTATATATAAAAACTTGTAAAAATGGAGTAAGTTCTTCTTGTTTTAATTTAGCAATTATGTATAAAAATGGAAATGGAGTAGAAAAAGATGATTTTAGAGCAGTTGATTTTTATACAAAAGCTTGTGAAATGAATCATCAAAAAGCTTGCTATAATCTTGGGGTTATGTATCTTGAAGGTGATTTTTTAGCTATAAATAAAACAAAAGCAAAAGAGTATTTTGAAAAATCTTGTGAGCTTGGATATAGCAATGCATGCAAAGAGCTAGGAAAACTTTGA
- a CDS encoding NnrS family protein, with amino-acid sequence MTSWYKKFASQPHQPFFTNGVIFFILFITLFAFAYSNSLNLDTSLLTYHAYALIFVVFIQFFLGFLFVVFPKFLMQSEIALKDYMGQFFLYFISSLGILLSLIFYSQITILFQFLMLFAQILSFRLLYSIHKKSIMKDKNDTKWVLMAFSTGIVSHFLYIVSEFDFDSSYLVSKIAINSGFYLFLFMIIFIISQRMIPFFTRVMVPEYIINKSPKLLDTIFFLLLLKVILLSFDNPKLNLFADIPIFLFIVKELVRWKMPTFRTPPIVWILHLGLYWIVVAFFISIVEGIFAFIYPNFYFEKVVVHTLAIGYFVTVLIGFGTRVVLGHSGRKIETKLFALFIFISVQILALVRIFASICVNFGLNYIVFIELSAILLILALIIWSFKYVVILLENDKKPEIVVQKVDENKKEEFKPKWKV; translated from the coding sequence ATGACTTCGTGGTACAAAAAGTTTGCTTCGCAACCACATCAACCATTTTTTACAAATGGGGTAATATTTTTTATACTTTTCATAACTCTATTTGCTTTTGCTTATTCAAATAGTCTAAACTTAGATACATCACTTTTAACATATCATGCGTATGCTCTTATTTTTGTAGTATTTATTCAGTTTTTTTTAGGGTTTTTGTTTGTTGTTTTCCCAAAATTTTTGATGCAAAGTGAAATAGCTTTAAAAGATTATATGGGACAATTTTTTCTATATTTTATATCTAGTTTAGGTATTTTACTTTCGCTTATTTTTTACTCACAAATTACTATTTTATTTCAATTTCTAATGCTTTTTGCTCAAATTTTGAGTTTTAGACTTCTTTATAGTATTCATAAAAAAAGTATTATGAAAGATAAAAATGATACAAAATGGGTTTTAATGGCATTTAGCACAGGAATCGTTTCTCATTTTTTATATATAGTTTCAGAATTTGATTTTGATTCATCTTATTTGGTTTCAAAAATTGCTATAAATAGTGGATTTTATCTATTTTTATTTATGATTATTTTTATAATTTCTCAAAGAATGATTCCATTTTTTACAAGAGTTATGGTTCCTGAATATATTATAAATAAGAGTCCAAAGCTTTTAGATACTATATTTTTTCTACTTCTTTTAAAAGTTATTTTACTATCTTTTGATAATCCAAAACTAAATCTTTTTGCAGATATTCCTATCTTCTTGTTTATCGTAAAAGAGCTAGTTCGTTGGAAAATGCCAACATTTAGAACACCACCAATAGTTTGGATTTTGCATCTTGGTTTATATTGGATTGTTGTAGCATTTTTTATATCTATTGTTGAGGGCATTTTTGCTTTTATTTATCCAAATTTCTATTTTGAAAAAGTTGTCGTTCATACTTTAGCTATTGGATATTTTGTTACAGTTTTAATTGGTTTTGGTACTAGAGTAGTTCTTGGTCACTCTGGAAGAAAAATAGAGACAAAACTTTTCGCACTTTTTATATTTATAAGTGTTCAGATTTTAGCTTTAGTTAGGATATTTGCATCTATTTGTGTTAATTTTGGATTAAACTATATTGTTTTTATAGAGCTAAGTGCTATTTTGTTGATATTAGCACTAATTATTTGGTCTTTTAAATATGTTGTTATTTTATTAGAAAATGATAAAAAACCAGAAATAGTAGTTCAAAAAGTAGATGAAAATAAAAAAGAGGAATTTAAGCCAAAATGGAAAGTATAA
- a CDS encoding rhodanese-like domain-containing protein → MFKIILGSLLVATSLLSADLQSSGVEVTLENGKKTTIKREAKPKECETVAFDPKDIFGGKHEAAPTVDENCKRSFVTYFGKIAPIKASDKIETYGELEVLEFIEKSKTDKNLLLIDSRTENWYNHETIATAINVPYVYTKKYQYPDEFAEALETFGVVEKNGKYDFTNAKTLLMFCNGIWCGQSPEAMKELIAIGYPQEKMKWYRGGMQSWLSVGLSTIKP, encoded by the coding sequence ATGTTTAAAATAATTTTAGGAAGTTTACTTGTAGCAACTTCACTACTAAGTGCTGATTTACAAAGTTCTGGAGTTGAAGTAACTTTAGAAAATGGTAAAAAAACAACTATAAAAAGGGAAGCTAAACCAAAGGAGTGTGAAACTGTAGCATTTGACCCAAAAGATATTTTTGGTGGGAAACACGAAGCAGCTCCAACTGTAGATGAAAATTGCAAAAGAAGTTTTGTAACATATTTTGGAAAAATTGCACCAATAAAAGCATCAGATAAAATAGAGACTTATGGGGAGTTAGAAGTTTTAGAGTTTATAGAGAAATCAAAAACAGATAAAAACCTTCTTTTAATTGATAGTAGAACTGAAAACTGGTATAACCATGAAACTATTGCAACGGCGATAAATGTTCCATATGTTTATACAAAAAAATATCAATACCCAGATGAGTTTGCTGAGGCTTTAGAGACTTTTGGAGTAGTTGAAAAAAATGGAAAATATGACTTTACAAATGCAAAAACTCTTTTAATGTTTTGTAATGGAATTTGGTGTGGACAATCTCCTGAAGCTATGAAAGAGTTAATAGCTATTGGTTATCCTCAAGAAAAAATGAAATGGTACAGAGGTGGAATGCAGTCGTGGCTTAGTGTTGGATTATCAACTATTAAACCATAA